taaaaactgaataaaaagagATCAAAAAGCGTTATTTTCCCAATATTGATTCCAATGAAAACTAGTAGTTGTCCTGCAAAAACCaagtcctcacacagctctgtagaaagaAAATGAAAAAGGTTATGGGAGGTGGTGatgcaaaaacaattttttttttattgtgcaaaagtggtaaaatctaaaaaaaaattatgtatttggtattgcgGTAATTGTAGTGAAcaagagaataaagttatcatgttatttaataTTCCATACAATGTACTGAATTGAAGcgggaaaaaataattattggggtggaattggaaaaaatacaATTCTGCTTTTGTTCTATGGGTTTAGCATTTAcgacattcactgacagcaaaaatgaacatttcctttagggctcatacacacgaccgttacctgttttgcggtctgtaaattgcagatcccgaaaacatggatactggccgtgtgcttTGCGCATTTTCCGTCTAACCCATAATAGAACATTCCTATCCTTGTTCATAATGTGGCCAACAATAGGACttgtcatatatatatttgcggatccacagaacagacatatggttGCGTACAccatacagtgtgctgtctgcatcttttgcggccctgttgatgtgaatggctccgcatccaacctgcaaaaaatacagacaaaaaatatgtttgtgtgcatgagcccttattcagtGGGTCAGTGTAATTACAGCAAGCTGCCTCCCAATCTCTCCTTCCCGGCAGGTCTGGCCACCAGGCTCACTCTGTGTATCCTTGCAGCTTGCAACCTACTTGCTATCTTGGCCTCTCTTCCTGTGGCCTTAGGGTGCGCACGCTAATCTACACCCTAATCTACAACTGTGggtaggtgcctgagcaataggtttcctAGCACGCTAGTATCCCACAAAGATGTATGTTCTGTTGTCTGCCTGTGGACTGACTTTCTGCCTGTTTCCTGAATTCTGAACCTTCACTGACTGACTTGACCTCGGACCATCTACCTTTTACATAGCCCTTACATagcctggaggtgtgtttgggatcatcaACCTGGTGAGAAACAAATGATGGTCCCACTAATTTCAAGCCAGATGGGACGTCATATCTCTGCAGAAGACTATGATAGGCACGCTGTTTAAGTGTGCCTTGAATTTTGTAAAGAGCTTCTACACATACCACAAATTTCATTGAAGAAAATTTCTGTGACTGAATTAGTTCCATTTATCTGAATAGGATTGTTTTGGCAGCGAGCACACGGGTTTCTGCAAACCCAATTTAGATGGCTGAAACTGATTTTCTGTTGCAGAAGTTTTTGGCAACAAACCCCGCTGTGTGAAGGAAGCCAAACTCACCAAAAGTGTTGTCTGCAAAGCCCCCCCACACCaacacacctcctcctccatgcttcatgGTGAGAACCACACTTGTAGAAACTATCCGCTCACCTTTTTTGAGTCTCACAAAGACATGGCGGTTGGAACCGAAAATCTCAAattttgactcatcagaccacattacAGATTTCCACTGGATTCTTGGCCAAAGCAATTCTCTTCTTAATGTCAGTAAAGCATTTGCAATACCCCAAAGggactactgcaaagggttaattgttGTAATGCTatgtcattgtattgtacatcacggtgtttcttatacctgtactgtgacatcactgtgtttcttatccctgtactgtgacatcactgtgtttcttatccctgtactgtgacatcactgtgtttattatccctgtactgtgacatcactgtgtgtattatccctgtactgtgacatcactgtgtttattatccctgtactgtgacatcactgtggttattatccctgtactgtgacatcactgtgtttattatccctgtaccgtgacatcactgtgtgtattatccctgtactgtgacatcactgtgtttattatccctgtactgtgacatcactgtggttattatccctgtactgtgacgtcactgtgtttattatccctgtactgtgacatcactatgtttattatctctgtactgtgacatcactgtgtttactatccctgtactgtgacatcactgtgtgtattatccctgtactgtgacatcactgtgtttattatccctctactgtgacatcactgtgtttattatccctgtaccgtgacatcactgtgtgtattatccctgtactgtgacatcactgtgtttattatccctgtactgtgacatcactgtggttattatccctgtactgtgacatcactgtgtttattctctctatactgtgacatcactgtgtttattatccttgtactgtgacattactgtttattatctctgtactgtgacatcactgtgtttattatccctgcactgtgacatcactgtgtttattatccctgtactgtgacatcattgtgtttattatccctgtactgtgacatcactgtgtttattatccctgtactgtgacatcactgtgtttactatccctgtactgtaacatcactgtgtgtattatccctgtactggtaACCTGATTATTTATTGCAATCAAATCTTTCTGCGAATTTTCAAATCcggaatttgtttattttttccatATGTTGATAAAATGCAGAGAATGAAAAGTCAAATGCTAGTAGTATCAGAAATGTGGATACAGAGAAGGACCCGATGTAAAGCGAGATAAAAATCAGAAGACTCATTAGAGAAAACCACGACCCAGTTCCACTGTGACGTAGAGTCTATTAATATGCAAATCTGTTACTGAATTCTTCACCCCGGACTCCCTGACGGGGCAACTATCAGCAGATTCCAGCTCAGGAAGCCTACCGCTCTCTATGATATCAGCTAAGATTTTCCTACTTGACAAGAACCTGAAACCACAGGCTGAACCAGATATCGAAGGCGTGCTCTCTATATAACGCCGGGGTCTAGACCTCAGCACATCACAGCATTCACCTGCTCAAGACTAGAAAGCAGCCAGAGATCAAACAACAGCAGAACCATGGACATCCTGACAGGAACCTGCAAGGTGAGAAGCGGACCCACCGCCAAAGAGAGCACTGACAATGAACTCTTCCTTTACTTTATTAggatttattgtttattttatgttatatactttattttaatagatattatttattttaaccttTTATTATGATTGTGTTACGCATTATGATTTTTTTcctatattttgtttttttattttagttattaTGTATTATTTCCATTATATTTCCATTATGCACTGCTTAGATTTCTGATTTTTAGTACTTTATATAATTTCATTTTATCTATTATTCCATGCATCATTTTCATAATGTTATATTATTCTACATAATTTAGAATACATTTAGAcagtattagatttttttttctttttagcttAACAGAGAATTGTAATTTTTGTAACtaaatctatctattatctatctatctattatctatctattatctatctatctatctatctattatctatctattatctattatctatctatctattatctatatatctatctatctattatctatctattatctatctattatctatctatctattatctatctattatctatctatccacctatccaatatctatctattatctattatctatctatctatctatctatctatctattatcttctatctatctatctatctatctatctatctatctatctatctatctatctattatctatctatctatctatctatctatctattatctatctattatctatctatctatctatctatctatctatctatctatctattatctatctattatctatctattatctattatctatctatctattatctattatctattatctatctattatctattatctattatctatctatctatctatctatctatctatctatctatctatctatctattatctattatctatctattatctattatctattatctatctatctattatctattatctattatctatctatctatctatctatctatctatctatctattatctattatctatctattatctattatctatctattatctatctattatctattatctattatctatctatctatctatctatctatctatctattatctatctatctattatctatctatctatctatctatctatcaatcaatcaatctatctatctatctatctatctatctattatctatctatctatctatctattatctatctatctattatcgatctatctatctatctattatctatctattatctatctatctatctatctattatctatctatctattatctattatctatctatctattatctatctatctatctatctatctattatctatcatctatctatctatctattatctatctattatctatctatctatctatctattatctattatctatctatctattatctatctatctatctatctatctattatctatctatctatctattatctattatctatctattatctatctattatctatctatctatctattatctattatctatctattatctattatctatctatctattatctattatctatctatctatctattatcaatctatctatctattatctatctatctatctatctatctatctattatctatctatctaactagccATCAAtcaatctaatatctatctaatatctatttatctatctcttatctttcTGTCTGTATCTATGTATGTAAATTATTATTCTTTACGGTAATCTTTGTTATTTTCTCCATGTCTTGTGGTTGAGTTTTTTATGTTCCGCACACTGGCAGTAAATGGGATAAATATATTGTCTATATTGTCATCTAATCTTCTTCTCACATTCAGTTCACAGCGGTGCTGCTTCTCCTTGGAGTCACCACTTTGATGTCTGTCCAATGCCTGGATCTTCATCGTCATAAAGGATGTCCACCTGTCACTAAATTCCCATCTACGGTGAAAGTCAGCCTAAATATGAGTGGACAGGACTCGCttctcctgagtggtgatgtgagGAAGCGCTCCACCTCTCCATGGGAGTACAGGTAATGTACATTTGCCTCTATAATCAAATATTGATTATTCATGAATGAAATCAGCAACAATGGATTAACATTGCACTAAGCAGGGGCGTGACTAGTATTCATACCGCCCCAGAGCAATTCCTGGAAGCCCCGCCCCTGCCTTGTTAATAGTAAACTAAACTGAAGTAATGCAAATAGTTGCAAACTTGCATATATAGGATAGAGTAATAGAAGGAAGTTGCACAGGTCCCATCATGCTCCAGGATTCATGGCAATGTGGATAATGTGAAGAAATTGACCATCATGCTTTGCACTGTACACCATGTTCTCATTTCCTATGTGATACTTTGTGGGGGAAGGGAGGTGACAACCGTCCTGAGCAAATGTTGGGTTTACTGCAATGGTTGACACTTTCAAGCCCTTCCAAGGGTGTAGTCCCTGTAAAAAAGTAGGAGGTGCTCGCTAGATAGGTGGAGCTATCAGGGTagtgccacaatgtgggcatagatATAATAATAGAAGGTGTGGTTCAGCAAAACGGGGTCTCTGGTGCCTCCTACCCCTTACAGCATGAGAGAGGGACAGGCCAAGATAGTGCCCTGGCATGTGTTGGCCCCATTCAGTGTGGTCTGGCCCCATCTCTCCAGGGGGCCCAATGAGCCGCATGGTACATTGGACTCTGACGTTAAGATTTTGTCCATAGGAGCTTTAGTCAAAGTTGAATCAATATCTCtatgtaattatttttatttttgtccacaGCTATGACAAAAACATTCACCGACAGCCTATGGTTATTGCCGAGGCCAAGTGTGAACTTTCCGGATGCATCGACGCCGAGGGCAAAGTGGACAACAACTTAAATTCTGTCCCCATCAGACAAGAGATCCTGGTCCTTCACCGTGAGATGAAGGGGTGCGTCCCCGTCTTCACGCTGGAGAAAAAGATTGTGACCGTGGGCTGCACCTGCGTACGAGCCGTCATCCAAGAGCAGCAATAGAGAGGAGAGGATCCAGCTCCGGCATAAAGAGAAGTCCCCATACCAGGATGTTTATCTATTGTGTTTAATGGATGgagcaaaatttagaaaaatgaaGAAGTCAAACAAAAGTAGCACTGGTAAAGTGCGGGTATTAGGTAGCAATGTACATTGCAAATTCTCAGtcaatattttttacattttttgtatttatatatttatacttttatatgtaacAGGAGTTCGATGCAATGTATTTATTCTCAAATGCAATGAAATAATAAATGTAAGACGTAAAGAAGAATTGGTGGCTATTGGTTTCTCAATGTTTATGTCGGGGGGATAGTAAACACAAAACCTACCCACTTAAAGCATAgccctacagatgtagcagagttaacaatcACAGTCATAACGCGTTAACTAGATGTGAGAACTCACCAAATGTGACAGTAAACTCTGCTACGTCTGTACATGATTCACTTTGTTTACCAGGTCAAGGGTTAGAGGCAGCTGCTTAAGGCTCCTCCCAAGGCACACCAAAGAAAATATTGTAATAGCCCCCCTTCCATCACCAACTACCGTGTGACATTTATTTCTTTGGGCCATCTTAAAGGGGAGAAGTATTTGATTGATTAGGGTCCCATTTCTCCCAATGAATGGAATGACAGGAGTAACATGCGCTCTGCTGCTCCCTTCCTTCTCTATGGGACTCAGTGCTCAGCTTTTTCTGGAAACTGACTGGAGCGGCATACTCGACCTGTCGTTCTGTTCAGTCTGGAAATCGGGCCGCCTTTCTGGTGATCATTTGTTGAACCcgcaccaatcagatacttagcacctatcctgtggacaggggatAGGTTTGTATTGTGGGAAAATTcctaggggttggcccatctcacatgTTGGTGCCATATCGCACCGATAGGTGCAGGTGCCACCTCTTATACCCGCACTTATCTGTAGAAGGAGGCCTCCAAAGCAACGGAGAGTGTACCACACATGCACTGAATgctccctattcacttctataggagttccaCAAGCGTGAAAACCTCAAGGCTCAGCTTTttctggaagtcccatagaaagtgaatggagcggcagcTGATAAACTAAACCTGTTGTTTCATTCAATCTGGAAATGGGACCCCCATTCTCTTGATCAGTGGatgaaccccaccaatcagatacttatcgccactaggtgggacccacacctatatgacATTGCTGGAATATcccagcgatatgccaccaatgtgtgagatgggccaaccccactTTGGGCCTCTGTTGCTACACTCCTGGGCACAACTTACTCTGCTTCCAATGGGGTAGGGACATCACCATACCCACCAAATTAATTGAAGAAAAATCATACCACTCATAACCTACATCTTTCTGATAATAATAATGGAATCCTGTCACTGGGCACTAATTTGGGCACAGTTTCACTAAGGACTCATATGGGCCATCTGTCATATTCATTGTGGACACTATGCAGCAAAATTCCCCTTTTAACAAACTCTGTGTCCAGACAATGAATGAAGCAGCTCTCTCTGTCTTCTTAAAGCAGGAACTCCCAGCACAATTTGAAGCACCCATCAACGGCTAGGTTACAAGAAACCAATTAGTTGCTGAGGACCAATCACCCTGTGATTGGAAAGGGGTGCAGTTACAGATCACAAAAAGTTTTCATTCTTCTAGACTTCAAGTTTATCTGTTCCTATCTTGGTATTTAATGTTGTTGCTGTTTATATTGTGCGGTaaagtgaacagaaaagtgtatggtaaagtcctggaaggggtgtatatcccacccagcttcctcaactgggtgaggtaaataaaatccagaaggttaaaacggtctcagcaatgtgtaggttgctgagacagttttgttaagtttatgggctggattttattggactgggagaaagtaggtttggtagagggacctccccagtccaccccattccaggACAGGTTGTCCCCTAGCCTGAGAGATCcccagctgggatcatcaaggggaaataaagcacagtccatgcAGACCGTCTGGGGAGAGGAATGCCTGGAGAAAGCCTGGGAAgatggctgccctgctggctagagaagccgaattctctgtgtgacctgtgttcaataggtgagctaggatcttcactgtattagccagagcccagacgggcaggtgtttatcttggtttggtttatgttttgtggtgctggaccttcaccttacccagtaaATTATAACTGGGGTGCCTGTATTGCTGGAGTGTTAtaaataaagcaacgtttggactttaaccctgtggtctgcaagagaatctgtcattgaaccccttacAATTGCTCATTTTACAAGCGTTGTAATCACATTTTTGGTTAAGTATACTTTACAATGAGGTTGGGCATGTACAGATCTGCTGGACTTGTGCCCACTTTTAGAGGAAAAGATTAAACCTTCGGAAgttagtgtgtgaactgtggagTATTAGAGAAAATGAATAATGGGTGGAGGGGGGCcttgaaggggggaggggggtaggaTTATCCGTGCAGTACAGATGGAAGCTAGCATGCAGATATTGGAGACTGACATGGTTGCATAATAGCATTTGTACCAGAGCCATGGACATACACATTCCTCAATATATATCTCATTGGGGAGGTCTAAATGGTCTCAGTTAGGGGGTTCTGTAGCCACCATCTAGTATATACAAAAAGGGATTTTAAAGCTCTTAAAGGGGATTTGATCTAAAATGTATACACTGAAACCCCTttcaggggttgtccaggattttactagtgatgacctatcctcagattgaGGGCATCACGATCTGCTCAGTGGGAATCTGACATGCCGCATTCCCGCTGACAAGCCATTCCGCAGTAGGTATactgctctgtccattgtgtagcagTTACCAGCTCCAACCTCTACATGATGGATGGAGCTGCGTAGTTCCAGCATCAAATTACGGGGCTGaagctactctgaaacagctgctCAATGGGGGTGCAGGATGttagaccccctccaatcagataGAGATAACtcatcctgaagataggccaccagtagagttgagcgaacacctggatgttcgggttcgagaagttcggccgaacttcccggaaatgttcgggttcgttatccgaacccgacccgaacttcgtcccgaacccgaaccccatttaagtcaatggggacccgaacttttcggcactaaaaaggctgtaaaacagcccaggaaagagctagagggctgcaaaaggcagcaacatgtaggtaaatcccctgcaaacaaatgtggatagggaaatgaattaaaattaaaataaaatatataaaattaaaccaatatcaattggagagaggtcccatagcagagaatctggcttcacgtcagcagagaatcagtcttcatgtcatagcagagaatcaggcttcacgtcacccaccactggaacaggccactgtcacatatttaggcccaggcacccaggcagaggagagaggtcccataacagagattcaggcttcatgtcagcagagaatcagtcttcatgtcatagcagagaatcaggcttcacgtcacccaccactggaacaggccactgtcacatatttaggcccaggcacccaggcagaggagagaggtcccataacagagattcaggcttcatgtcagcagagaatcagtcttcatgtcatagcagagaatcaggcttcacgtcacccaccactggaacaggccactgtcacatatttaggcccaggcacccaggcagaggagagaggtcccataacag
The sequence above is a segment of the Bufo bufo chromosome 4, aBufBuf1.1, whole genome shotgun sequence genome. Coding sequences within it:
- the LOC120998971 gene encoding interleukin-17A-like, giving the protein MDILTGTCKFTAVLLLLGVTTLMSVQCLDLHRHKGCPPVTKFPSTVKVSLNMSGQDSLLLSGDVRKRSTSPWEYSYDKNIHRQPMVIAEAKCELSGCIDAEGKVDNNLNSVPIRQEILVLHREMKGCVPVFTLEKKIVTVGCTCVRAVIQEQQ